A window of Halogeometricum sp. S1BR25-6 genomic DNA:
CGGACTGCGCGCGGGCGTCGTGGTCGACGTGCGACGACGTGTTGGCGGCGGCGGCGCAGTCGTCGCTGGGCGAGTTTTAGTCGGCGGGCGAGGAGAAACGATTGGGGTGGGGAGAGGGAGGACGGAACGGCCGTCAGCGCATCTCGGCCAGCGAGACGTACGACTCCCGCTTGGCGGAGACCCACGTCGTGACGCGTTCCTCGTCGTCGGCGTGAAGTGGGTAGATTGTACACTCGTCGGACTCGTCGTCGTACTCGACGACGGTCGAGACCAGCGTCTCCGAAGCGGTTGCGACGTGCGGGGCATCTGCGTTGTCCGTCAGGGTGGCGTCGGTTGACATAGTGTACGTACTCCGTTGTCTACGTCGTCTCCCGCGCGAGCGGGCAACTACGTCTGCGTCGCGGTACAGTTTACAGTACATTCTCCTACGCAGTTAAACGATAGCCTATACGATTAGGGCGTCGCCGCCATGAAAATAGACGGACGGTAGCGGGGTGGTCGGAGACCGCCGTGAACCGTAGAGTGGGGCGCCCTGCGATGCGTACCGGCGGTCCTCAGCGGTCGATAGTCATCAGCGCCCGAAGGATGTCACCGTACGCCGGGCGGGTGATGAGGACGCCGACGAGAACGCCGAGGATGGTGAAGATGGCGAAGCCCTGAAGGTCGCCGAGCGACAGCACCGCCAGCGGCGACATCGCCACGATAGTCGTCGCAGCGGCGGCGCCGATGACCCAGAACGCCTTGCGGAAACGCGACTGGAAGATGCGCCGCGAGGAGACGTCGCCCTCGGCCATCACCTCGTCGGCGATGATGATGAGGTCGTCCACCCCGGTCCCGATGACGGCGATGAAGCCGGCGATGACCGAGAGGTCGAGCGGATAACCGATGGCCGCCGCGGCCCCGAGGAGGATGACCACCTCCGAGAGCGCGGTGACGATCATCGGCGCGGCCACCTTCACGTCGCTGTAGCGGACGAAAACGACGCCGCTGACCGCCAGCACCGCGATGATACCGGTGATGAGCGAGTCGATTTTGAAGCTCTCACCCTGACTGGGCGAGACGTAGGAGGTGGTTCCCCCGTCCTGACCGGAGAGGTCGAGTTCCGCCGGGAGCGCCCCCGCGCGGAGGTTGATTGCGACCTGCTGGGCCTCGGAGGTGTTCCGGGCGGTCAGGACGAACTCCGGGCTGTTCGCCCACTCGCCGCTCCGCATGCTGCTCGCGAGGCCGCCGTCCATCCCGAACGCGTTGACGACTTCGCCGTCGACGACCAACAGGAGACACGGTTGGGTGCTGTTGGGGTTCTGGTCGTACGTGCAGGAGGTGCCGCCGGGTTGTGCGATACCGGTCCGGACCAGCGACTGCTGGAGTTCGGGGGCGACCGAGGACTTGATGGTGACCGGCACGGACGGGCCGGTGCCCTGTTCCTGCACGGAGCCGATGGTCTGGAAGTCGTTCTGCTGGAGGACGACCTCCGAGCGGTAGGTCGTCGAGCCGTTCTCCTCAACCGGGTAGTACGCCTGGACGACGACGGTCCCGCGTTCGGAGACGAGTTGGCGGACCTCGCTCGTGTCGCGGTTCGGCACCTCCACGCGGATGAAGTGCTGGCCCGTCGCCGTCGTCACCTGCTGGACGGACCCGCCGGAGAGGCCGGCCTGGTTGATCTTGTCGGTGAGGATGCGGACGACCTCCTCGCGCGTCGCGGCGGTGACGCCGTCGCGAACCGTCTCGAACCCGTAGCCGGACGATTGGAGCGCGTTCCGGAACTCGTCTTGGGTGACGTTCTCGGCGGTCACTTCGACCGTCGTGGCGTTGGCCGACTGGCGGGCGATGACGTCGGTCACCGTGGCCTCTTCGAGGTTCGAGGCGACGGTCTGTTCGACCACGCGCGGTTGGTCGCCGCCGAACTGGACGCCCTCGGCGGTCACGCCGACGAGGGGGGCGCGGATGCGCGTCCCGCCGGAGAGTTCGAGGCCGAACTGCAGGTTCGTCGGCCCGGTGTCGGTGGCGTTGCCGACGCCGCCGGACCCGGAGTCCGCCCCGAGCGTCGGCGAGAACAGCGCGAACGTGGAGGCGAGGAGGAAGACGACGAGGAGGATGACCCGCCAGTTGTCTCGGAGACCCGCCATCACCGACGCACCCCCTCGAACTTGTACCAGCGAAGCAGGCTGAGGTTGAGCATGTAGGTGTTCATCAGGTCGGCGGCGAGACCGAACACGAGGACGGTCCCGATGGCCGCGAGCAGTTGGATGCCGAACAGCGTCGCCGTGATGGTCATGACGACCATCGCGGCGATTGAGGTGAGCGTCATCGTCACCCCGGTCCGCATCGCGCGGTACGTCGACTCGTAGAAGTCGCCGGAGCGCCGGAGGATGTGGTTGTTCAGGAGGATGTCCGAGTCCACCGAGTACCCGATGAGCATCAGGAGGGCGGCGACGGTCCCCAAGGAGAGTTTGATGCCGAGGAGGTTCATCAGGGCGACGGGGATGACGATGTCGGAGAACGCCGAGATGACGACGGCGACGGAGGGGACGAACGTGCGGAACATGGCGAAGACGAGGATACTCATCCCGAGGAAGGCGGCGGCGACCCCGCCGAGGGCGAGCCACTGGGTGTCACCGCCGAAACTGGCCGACACCGAGGAGATGGAACGGACCTCGAAGCCGGCCCGTTCGGCCTGTTGGGCCAGACTGTTCGCGTCCGTTCCCGACTGGAACGTCACGATGTACAGTCCGCTCTCCGCCGGAACGGACTGGACGGAGGCGGGTTCGGCGTCGAACGCCTGCTGGATCTGTTCTCGGGCGTCGCCGGAGCCGTCGACGACGACCTGAATCTCCGTCCCGCCGGTGAAGGCGATACCCTGGTTGACGGGGACACCCGTCATGACGTACCACCCTGCGATGACGAGGAGCGCGACCGCCAGCACCGCCAGGGGGACCGCGGCGAGTTGGCGGTTCGTGTACCGGGTGTAATCTACCTCCGGTACCGTGAAGTCGACCATGCGTGGCGTTCGTCACGGTCCCCGAATAAGCCTTCTTATACGCCCCCACGCGTCGACTGCCGATACGGCGGTGCGTACGACCGTGAGACGTTTTGGCGCCGGGGACCTATCGGGTGTATGGGCGACGGCAACGCGGACGCGACGGCGGCACCGAGAGAGCACGACGAGGCGCGCCGGGTGGTCATCTCCTACCCCGACGACCTCAGCGCGTGGGCGCGCGACCAACTGGAGACCGACCGGTTTCGGCTCTACCTCCGGCGGGTGCTGGAGGACCTGACGCCGGGCGACACGTGGGAGGAGTTCGTCGACGTGGGCTGTTGCGGGAACTCTCTGGACGTTCCCCTGCGCATCGAGTCCGTCGACGGCGTCGAGACGATGGGTCCCGACACCGAAATCGAGTACGCGACGCGCGAGAGCGAACCCGGCGAGGTGGCCGGCGGCTGGCAGGTCCAGAGCGCCGACGGGCCGACGCCGACGAGCGGCAAGGACCGCGAGAGCCGCGAAGAGCGGTCCTGAACGGCCTCAGGCGAGCGCGCCGTTCGTCAGGTCGAGGACGATACCCACGATACCGAGGACGAACAGGACGACGAGCGACCAGAACCACAGGTCGCTGTCGGCGATACGCTGAATTCCGTCGTCGGTCGTCCCCCGGGAAGCGCTCCGAGCCAGCGTCGCCAGCACGAACAAGCCGAACGCTGCGAATACGACCCCAAACAGGGTGATACCCTCGGTGAAAAACTCGACGAGGCTGTCGACGACGAGCGCGAGCGCGTACAATCCCATGCAGACGACCACGACGCGTTCTCTGTCCATACCGGGCCTCATCGCCGGACGACGATAGCTCTTGGGCGACGACGAGCGATCAGAGAAAACGGAAGACGGCGCCGACGGCGAGGAGGACGACGGCGATGGTCTGCGGCCAGAAGAACCAGTCCCGTCGGGCGAACTGCCCGAAGCCGTACTCGTCGTCCTCGTGGCGCAGGTTCCAGAGACCGGACCCGACGAGCAGCAGTCCGCCGAACGCGGACAGCGCGCCGCCGAGAGAGAACCCCCGCGTCGCCATTATCCACGCGCCGGCGACGAGGTAGAGAGCGCCGACGCACGCGTACTGGATCACCAACGCTCGGACTCGGTCCATGTGGGGACAGTTCGAGCGGCCGGTATAACAGCCCACCGTCCTACGGTCCGGTTCGATTCGGAGGAAGGGCCGAGTGCGCCGCGGCGTCTCCCCGGGGAACGGTCAGGGCATGTACCGGACGACGACGACGCCGGGGGCGGTCCGAATCTCGACGCGGTTCACGCCGAGTCGGGCCGCCCGGGACAGCGTGTTCTCCGCGTCGTCGGCCACGTCGGTGGCGGCCTGCTCGGTCTCTTCCTCGGGCACGGTGATGACGTGAATCTCGCCCGTCCCGGCGCGCTCCTTTTGGGTGAGTTCGCCCGTCGGTTGCGACGCGGCGACGTCTCGGGAGTCCGCCGTCGGCGACTCGTCGGACAGTTCGATGGTGAGCCCCCACCGCGACTCAATATCGACGAGTTGGTACGACACGTTCATCGGCGGGTCCGGGGCGACGACGCCCGTGACGGCGTCATGGCGTTCGACGCCGGGGTTCGACGACAGCGTGTGCACCTGCCCGGTGTCGACGTTCTTCAGCACCGCCGAGTCCTTGTCGGCGGCGGTCACGAGGAACGTCCCCTCGACTCGCTCGTCGTCACCGTCGCTCGGCCCCGCGTCGCCGAACGGTTCGTCTCGGCCGACTCCGTCGTCCTCGGTCATCGCCCGCGAGTAGGCGCGGCGGCCACTTCCGGGTTTCGTCACGCTCTCGGCGTCGCTCCGTCCCGAGAAAGTCAGCCGAACAGTTTGTGCGCGGCGGCGACCAGCAGGGCGCCGCAGAGCGGGACGACCCACGACAGCGCCTGCGGAACCGCGTAGAGAAGCGCGACGAGCGGCGCGAACGCACCCGACGGCGGGGGGCGCGTCACCGTCTCGCCGTCCAACACGAACGTCTCGGGCATCGACGCGACGACGCCCAAGTAGAGGGAGAACAAGAATAGGTAGCCGGCGACGGCGAGCGCCACCTCGTACCGCGGCGTCGACTCGATGTCTCGTCGATACCGACGGGCGACGGCGAGCGTCGGCGCGACGGCCGGGAGGACGACGAGAAGACCGATGACGATGAAGAACGCCCGCGAGAGCGTCAACGACCCGCCCTGCACCGCCGCCGTCCGGCCGAGGAGGACGACGATGGCGGCGACGACGAACAGCGAGACGAGGGCGACGGCGAACGCGCTGAACACCACGTAGGATTTGAACAGCAGCGACCGACTGCGCCGGAACGCGTAGGGAAAGGCCCCGAATACGCCGTTGTAACCCGTTGCCATCGCCGGAGGTTAGGGGCGGCGGCTCTTGAGCGAACCGGTCTCGTTCGTTGTAGCCGGTTTGGACGGCTGCGGCCGTCACGGTTCGGTAGTCGGCGTCAGCGATGGATATACTTCCGACAACACCCTGAAAGTCCCGACGCGCTGGACTCGGGAGCCTCGCTGCGCTCCTCATCGCTCACTTCGTTCGCTCCTGCGGTGCTTGCGTCGGCTGCCTTCGTCTAGCGCGCCGCCCCTTTCAATCCCACCCGCGTGGCCCGCTTGGCCGCCGTCGGGGGCGTTCGTGGTCTTCTCGTCTCCGACAGCGACTCCGGAGGAGCGGAGAGGAATACTTCGAACAATACCCACCTTTTTGCTCGCCCCCGTCGGGCGTTCAGGTATGCGAGTAGACCTCGGCAACGCGCTCTCGACGACGCCCGGTGTCTCGGAGTCGTCGCTCGAACGATTGGACGAACAGGTCGCCGCCGCCCACGAGACCATCGAGTCCGGACGGGCGGACGCCGAGCACGGCTACGCCGCTTTGAACCTCCCCGATACCGCGGACCCCGACGCGATTCGGTCGGCCGTCGAACCGTTCGACTCGCCCGACGCCGTCGTCACCGTCGGCATCGGCGGGAGCGCCCTCGGCGCGGCGACGCTCTCCTCGGCGCTGTCGGAGCCGTCGGACCCCGACGCCTACTACCTCGACAACGTCGACCCCGAGCGCGTGACGTGCCTGCTGTCGACGCTCGACCTCTCGGAGACGGTGGTCAACGTCGTCTCCCGGTCGGGGACGACGGCCGAGACGCTGTCGAACTTCCTCGTCGTCCGCGAGGCGATGGACGACGCCGGCGTCGACTGGACCGACCGGACGTTCGTGACGACCGGCGAGGAGGGCAATCTCAGAAATCTGGCCGAGAAACACGACCTCCCGTCGCTGCCGGTTCCGGACGGCGTGCCGGGTCGGTTCTCCGCGCTCTCGACGGTCGGACTGGCGGTGTCGGCGATTCAGGGTCACGACCTGGAGGCTCTCCTCGCCGGCGCGCGCGCGGAGTCCGAGCGGCTCTCGGGGTCGCTGTTCGAGTCGCCGGCCTACGCCTACGGGGCGGCGTCGTACGCCCTCGCGAACCGGGGCGCGCTGACGAACGCGATGATGCCCTACAGCGAGGACCTGGAGTACTTCGCGGAGTGGTTCGCGCAACTGTGGGCCGAAAGCTTGGGGAAGGACGGACTGGGCCAGACGCCTGCGCGCGCCCTCGGCGCGACGGACCAGCACTCCCAACTGCAACTGTACCGCGCCGGCCCCCGCGACAAACTCGTGACGCTCGTCCGACCGACCGAACGCGAGGACCGGGCCATCCCGGAGACGGACCTGGAAGGACTCTCCTACCTCGGCGGCTCTTCGCTCGGCGAACTCTTAGATGCCGAGTTCGAGGCGACGGAGGCGAGCCTCGCGGCCGCGGGCGTCCCGAGTGTGCGCATCGAGATAGACGCGGTGGACGAACGCGGACTGGGAGAACTGCTCTACGGGATGGAGGCGGCGTGCGTGCTGTACGGCGAACTCGCGGGCGTCTCGACGTTCACCCAACCGGCCGTCGAGTGGGGCAAGCGCGCCGCGCGCGGACTGCTCGGCGGCGGCGACTTCGAGGAGGCCGAGGCGGTGTCCGAGAAGACGCACCTCATCGTGGAGTAACCGCCGGACCGGCACCTCTATCCGCCGCCGCACCGTACCGCCGGCAACGAATGGCATCCGACGTGTCCTCCTCGTCCCGGTCGGACCTCCAGACCGCCCTCCGTGCGTTCGGCGGCGTCGTCGTCGTCGTCCTTCTCGTCCTCGTCTGCGCCACGATATTCGTCTCGCTCGGGACGGCTCTCCTGCGGGCCGTCGGTATCGACCCGACCGGCGCGCTCGGAACGGCGCTGGTCAGCGCCTCCCAGTTCGTCGGCTTCGGCGTCGCCGCCGGGGGATATCTGACCGTCACCGACCAGTGGGAGCTGATCCACCGACGGCTCCCGACCGGACGCGACCTGAAGTGGGCCGCCGTCGGCTTCGGCGTCCTCCTCGTCCTCTATCTCGTCATCAGCTTCGGCTTCACGCAGTTGGGAATCGACAGCGGCGACAGCGCCGT
This region includes:
- a CDS encoding glucose-6-phosphate isomerase — its product is MRVDLGNALSTTPGVSESSLERLDEQVAAAHETIESGRADAEHGYAALNLPDTADPDAIRSAVEPFDSPDAVVTVGIGGSALGAATLSSALSEPSDPDAYYLDNVDPERVTCLLSTLDLSETVVNVVSRSGTTAETLSNFLVVREAMDDAGVDWTDRTFVTTGEEGNLRNLAEKHDLPSLPVPDGVPGRFSALSTVGLAVSAIQGHDLEALLAGARAESERLSGSLFESPAYAYGAASYALANRGALTNAMMPYSEDLEYFAEWFAQLWAESLGKDGLGQTPARALGATDQHSQLQLYRAGPRDKLVTLVRPTEREDRAIPETDLEGLSYLGGSSLGELLDAEFEATEASLAAAGVPSVRIEIDAVDERGLGELLYGMEAACVLYGELAGVSTFTQPAVEWGKRAARGLLGGGDFEEAEAVSEKTHLIVE
- the secF gene encoding protein translocase subunit SecF, whose translation is MVDFTVPEVDYTRYTNRQLAAVPLAVLAVALLVIAGWYVMTGVPVNQGIAFTGGTEIQVVVDGSGDAREQIQQAFDAEPASVQSVPAESGLYIVTFQSGTDANSLAQQAERAGFEVRSISSVSASFGGDTQWLALGGVAAAFLGMSILVFAMFRTFVPSVAVVISAFSDIVIPVALMNLLGIKLSLGTVAALLMLIGYSVDSDILLNNHILRRSGDFYESTYRAMRTGVTMTLTSIAAMVVMTITATLFGIQLLAAIGTVLVFGLAADLMNTYMLNLSLLRWYKFEGVRR
- a CDS encoding preprotein translocase subunit SecD produces the protein MAGLRDNWRVILLVVFLLASTFALFSPTLGADSGSGGVGNATDTGPTNLQFGLELSGGTRIRAPLVGVTAEGVQFGGDQPRVVEQTVASNLEEATVTDVIARQSANATTVEVTAENVTQDEFRNALQSSGYGFETVRDGVTAATREEVVRILTDKINQAGLSGGSVQQVTTATGQHFIRVEVPNRDTSEVRQLVSERGTVVVQAYYPVEENGSTTYRSEVVLQQNDFQTIGSVQEQGTGPSVPVTIKSSVAPELQQSLVRTGIAQPGGTSCTYDQNPNSTQPCLLLVVDGEVVNAFGMDGGLASSMRSGEWANSPEFVLTARNTSEAQQVAINLRAGALPAELDLSGQDGGTTSYVSPSQGESFKIDSLITGIIAVLAVSGVVFVRYSDVKVAAPMIVTALSEVVILLGAAAAIGYPLDLSVIAGFIAVIGTGVDDLIIIADEVMAEGDVSSRRIFQSRFRKAFWVIGAAAATTIVAMSPLAVLSLGDLQGFAIFTILGVLVGVLITRPAYGDILRALMTIDR
- a CDS encoding DUF7511 domain-containing protein, encoding MSTDATLTDNADAPHVATASETLVSTVVEYDDESDECTIYPLHADDEERVTTWVSAKRESYVSLAEMR
- a CDS encoding DUF5812 family protein; the encoded protein is MTEDDGVGRDEPFGDAGPSDGDDERVEGTFLVTAADKDSAVLKNVDTGQVHTLSSNPGVERHDAVTGVVAPDPPMNVSYQLVDIESRWGLTIELSDESPTADSRDVAASQPTGELTQKERAGTGEIHVITVPEEETEQAATDVADDAENTLSRAARLGVNRVEIRTAPGVVVVRYMP
- a CDS encoding CPBP family intramembrane glutamic endopeptidase, which gives rise to MASDVSSSSRSDLQTALRAFGGVVVVVLLVLVCATIFVSLGTALLRAVGIDPTGALGTALVSASQFVGFGVAAGGYLTVTDQWELIHRRLPTGRDLKWAAVGFGVLLVLYLVISFGFTQLGIDSGDSAVAATAEGQPVLFLYYIPVTLLLVAPTEELVFRGVVQGQFRREYGVTFAVAASSAVFAAIHFTSFTGEGALVTLGVVLVLGAVLGAIYEKSESLLVPVVAHGLYNTVQFAASYALAVGLVSG